The segment CCCACTCTGGCAGGGGCAGCGCTGCCTGGCCGGGAGGCCAGGGTTGAAAGGCGGCGAAATTTATCAGCTATTGCGCCGGATGCTAAGTACGAAAATGCGCCATTGATCGACAGATTGGCGACCTCGTGCAGCATCCCGCACGAAAGGGTCCGGAATATTGCACAAACCCGCGCCTGGCGCGGGTTTGGAGGGAGAAAAAGGCGAATTTCATTGTGCGGGATCGGCGAAAGCCTGTCGGGGCGAACTCATTCGCCAAGCAGGCCGAAGACCTGCCCTTCGAGATCGCAGGGCTGCTACGCAACCCTTGGCTATTGAAATCGCCCCGACAAGAGGAGTGCACCTAAAAGGACGCGAGGTACAGCTTCAGCGCCTTGAGAGAGTCGGGGCAGCAGGGCTCGACGGCCAGCGCCTCGTCCACCGACATGAAGCGCGCTTCCATCACTTCTTCCGGCTGCAGTTTCAGCGGCGCGTCGGACACGGCGGAAAACACCGCGCCCCAGAGGCGGTTGCCCGGTTCGTCGAAATAGAAGCGGCCATGCTCGCGCAGCGGCACCCCACCGACGCCGAGTTCTTCTTCCAGTTCGCGGGCGGCGGATTCGGCGTAGTCCTCGCCTTCCTGCACCATGCCGCCAGCGGCCACGTCCCAGTAGCCCGGGTACAGCGCCTTGCTCAGGGTGCGGCGATGCACACAGAGCTGGCCGGCGGAGTTGAACAGCAGGATGAAGGTGCCCCGGGAGATCAGCCCGCGCTCGCGCACCTCGGCGCGGGGCAGTCCGCCGAGGGAGCGGTCCTGCTCGTCGACCCAGGCGACCCGCTCGGCATCCGAGGCGGCGCGATGGGCCGCCTCGCGCGCGTCGATGGCCATCAGCCCTGCTCCAGCAGCTGACGCAGGTCGATCACCGCGGCGTTGGCGCGGGAAATGTAGTTGGCCATCACCAGCGAGTGGTTGGCCAGCACGCCGTAGCCGCTGCCGTTGAGCACCATCGGGCTCCACAGCGGCTCCTGGGCGGCCTCCAGTTCACGGATGATCTGGCGCACGCTGATGGTGGCGTTCTTCTTCGCCAGCACATCGGCGAAGTCGACTTCGATGGCGCGCAGGATGTGGGACAGCGCCCAGGCCTGGCCGCGGGCTTCATAGAAGACGTTGTCGATCTGCAGCCAGGGGGTCTCGACGATCTCTTCGCTCACTTCCGGCACCTTGCCCGAGGCGGCGGCGGCTTCCGGGCTGATATCGGTGTTCAGGCGCACGCGGCCGACGCTGGCGGACAGGCGCTGGGACAGCGAACCCAGGCGGGTGGCGACGTCGCCCAGCCAGTTGTTCAGGTTGTCGGCGCGGGTATAGAACTGGGCGTTGGGCTGGTTCGGGTTGGCCAGGCGGGCCAGGTAGCGATCCAGCGAACGGATGCCTTCCCGGTACTCGGACTCGGACGCCGGCAGCGCCCAGCTCTTGTTGTCGAAGTTGAAGCGCGGTTCGGCCTTGGCCAGGTCCGGGTCTTCGGTGGACTGTGACTGGGAGCGGGCGAAGTCCTTGCGCAGGGCGCGGGACAGGTCACGCACCTGGACCAGCACGCCGTACTCCCAGCTCGGCATGTTGTCCAGCCAGAGACCGGGCGGGGCCAGGTCGTTGGAGACGTAGCCGCCGCTCTTGTCCAGCAGGGTCTGGGCAACGGTCTTGAGGGTTTCCACGGTGGTATAGCCACTGACCATCTGGCGGCCGGCACGATCGGCGGCGGCCTGGGCGTTCTGCTGCACGGGGAAGAGGTCGGGCTCGCGGCTCCAGTACCAGCCCACCACCACGCAGGCGATCAGGTAGATCACCAGCAGGCTGCCGAGGGCGCGACTCATCCACATGCCACCGAGGTAGCTGCGCACATCGTCAACCGAATCATCGACGCGCTCACGCGCATCGCCCATACGCTTCTTCCAGTCCAGCATGGCAGTGTCCTTCGAATTTCGATCAGCAAGGAAAGGTTCGACCACGGTCCTTTGTAGTGGTTGTGGCCGAGTTCAGCACTATAAGGGATGAGCACGCGCGGCGCAGTGGCCGCGAGCCAAACCATCATCCGGTGCGCACGGGCAATCGCCCCTGGCGCTACCTTGCTGACGATGCTTATCTGACGAATCACGCACATCCGGGACAGATGGCACTGGCGTACCGCCTACAAGGTGATAGCATGGCGCCATCATTTAGATCGTCTCCAGGCGACACTTCCGGCCATGACCGAGCACGAAGACCCTAGCCGCGACCGACTCAAGAACCACTTCGCCCAGCGGGTGATCAACCAGGCGCGGCACGTGCTGGAGATCTGGCAGCGCCTGCAGCGCAGCGAGTGGAGCCCGGCCTGCATGGCCGAGCTGGCCGAGGCCAGCCTGTACCTGCAGCGCTATGCGGAGCGCTTCGAGCAACCCGAGCACACACGCCTGGCGGTAGCCATCGGCAATTGCCTGCGCGGCGTCGAGGAAAATCGTGGCCGGCTGTCCAGCGACCTGATCACCGAGCTCAGCCTGCTGATGCAGCGCCTGTCGCGCACCGGACTACGCCATGGCGACCAGTTCGAGCAGACCTTCCTGCCGCCCCTGCGCAAACCGGTGTACCTGGCACTGCAGAGTGAGGATCGCGCCGAGCGCCTGACCCAGCAACTGGACTTCTTCGGTCTCAACGCCCAGTGCTGCGAGAGCGCCAATGCCTTCCGTGCGGCCATGGCCGAGCGGCACCCGGCAGCCATCGTGCTGGAAGTGGACTTTTCCGGACCGGGCAAGGGCCTGGAGCTGGCCCGCGAGGCCCAGCAAGGGTTGGAGCAGAAGCTGCCGATCATCTTCTTCAGCCATGAAGAAGCCGACGCGCCGACCCGCCTGGCCGCCGTGCGCGCCGGCGGCCAGGAGTTCTTCACCGGCGCCCTGGATGCCTCCAGCCTGCTGGAGAAGCTGGAAACCCTGACCCGCACCGCCCACTACGATCCGTTCAAGGTGCTGATCGTCGACGACTCCCGCGCCCAGGCCACCCATACCGAGCTGATCCTCAACTCCGCCGGCGTCGTCACCCGCGTCATCACCGAACCGGTGCTGGCCCTGCTGGCCCTGGCCGAATTC is part of the Pseudomonas lalkuanensis genome and harbors:
- a CDS encoding response regulator — its product is MTEHEDPSRDRLKNHFAQRVINQARHVLEIWQRLQRSEWSPACMAELAEASLYLQRYAERFEQPEHTRLAVAIGNCLRGVEENRGRLSSDLITELSLLMQRLSRTGLRHGDQFEQTFLPPLRKPVYLALQSEDRAERLTQQLDFFGLNAQCCESANAFRAAMAERHPAAIVLEVDFSGPGKGLELAREAQQGLEQKLPIIFFSHEEADAPTRLAAVRAGGQEFFTGALDASSLLEKLETLTRTAHYDPFKVLIVDDSRAQATHTELILNSAGVVTRVITEPVLALLALAEFQPDLIILDMYMPECLGTELAKVIRQHERYVSVPIIYLSAEDDLNKQLDAMSEGGDDFLTKPIKPRHLIATVRTRATRARSLKARMVRDSLTGLFNHTHTLQLLEDASSRARRDGKPLCFAMLDIDHFKKVNDTYGHPMGDRVIKSLALFLKQRLRKTDHIGRYGGEEFAVVLPDTDLEAAHRVLEEIRRRFAEIRYPAQPDDLTCTFSCGIAQLRDDLDINQLSKQADEALYRAKHGGRNRVELHLD
- a CDS encoding DUF2333 family protein, with the protein product MLDWKKRMGDARERVDDSVDDVRSYLGGMWMSRALGSLLVIYLIACVVVGWYWSREPDLFPVQQNAQAAADRAGRQMVSGYTTVETLKTVAQTLLDKSGGYVSNDLAPPGLWLDNMPSWEYGVLVQVRDLSRALRKDFARSQSQSTEDPDLAKAEPRFNFDNKSWALPASESEYREGIRSLDRYLARLANPNQPNAQFYTRADNLNNWLGDVATRLGSLSQRLSASVGRVRLNTDISPEAAAASGKVPEVSEEIVETPWLQIDNVFYEARGQAWALSHILRAIEVDFADVLAKKNATISVRQIIRELEAAQEPLWSPMVLNGSGYGVLANHSLVMANYISRANAAVIDLRQLLEQG
- the yfcD gene encoding NUDIX hydrolase YfcD gives rise to the protein MAIDAREAAHRAASDAERVAWVDEQDRSLGGLPRAEVRERGLISRGTFILLFNSAGQLCVHRRTLSKALYPGYWDVAAGGMVQEGEDYAESAARELEEELGVGGVPLREHGRFYFDEPGNRLWGAVFSAVSDAPLKLQPEEVMEARFMSVDEALAVEPCCPDSLKALKLYLASF